The Chloroflexus aggregans DSM 9485 genome segment TAATCCGGCTCGCAAGACTGCATGATCATCGACCAACAGAATGCCGCTCATGATGCTCCTCATTTGCTGCTGGCAGGGGAAATTCGACATAAAGAGTTGTACCACTACCGGGCGCTGACTCAATGATCAACTGACCGTTCAACAATGCTGCCCGCTCGCGGATTCCATTCAAGCCGAGATGACCATCACCGCTGAGGCTAGCCGGATCAAAGCCACAGCCATTATCCTCAATAATGGCACGTAAGTGGCCATTCTGCCGCTCGATCACGACGCTCGCAGTTGTAGCATGAGCGTGACGGATTACGTTCGTCAGAGCTTCTTGCACGATCCGGTAGAGTGCAGTTTCGAGCGCCGGATCGAGCCGTTCATCGGTCAAGTCGGGCATAGCCAAATCAATCGTCAATCCGCTCCGAGCGCGGCAATCGGCAACGTAGCGTTGAATGGCGGCAGCTAACCCTAAATCATCGAGCACGCTAGGTCGTAATTGGCGGGCGAGTGCGTGCAAGTCATGTAACACCTGCCCGACAATCCCACGCAGCTCGTCAACCTGCCGATGCAGTTCAGGTGAATGATGACGGTCGGCAAGTGAACGCAAACCAATCAGGAGAGAAGTGAGGGCTTGGCTTGTGCTGTCGTGGAGTTCGCGGGCAATTCGCTTTCGCTCCTCTTCTTGGGCGGTAATGATCTGGGTCACATACTGTGCTCGCATCTGCTCGCGTTCGGCGCGTTCACGTTCGGCCTGTGCTAGCGCTTCACTCATCGCATTGAACGCATCGGTCAGCTTGCCAATTTCATCGTTCGCCCAACGTTGGGCGCGCCGACTAAAATCGCCACTGGCTACCGCTTTGGTCAACTCCACTAATTGTAAAATTGGACGGGTAAGGATCCACGTTAGCAAGGCGGCAGCCGTGATCCCAACCGCCGCTGCCATAATGGTTGTGATGAGCAACTGACCGGTCACGGCGGCAACTGTTTGCTCACGGGTTGCTAACGATAAACCAACACGAGCGATACCGGCCCGCCCATCGAAGATCGGCACGGCAATATCCCAAATATCGCCTTCATCGGTGGTTAATAGCACACTGCGGTGATGTTCATTCGCTGTCACCGTGTTGGCATCGCGCAAGCCTACGGGAAAGCCGGTGCCGAATGTGTGAGCAACAATCGTACCTTCAGAGTCGACAACGAAGGCATAGCGGAGACCGGGGTTATTAGCTTGCGTGTCGCGCAAGAGACGAAACAAGCCGTAGTAATCACGCATCAAGGTGAAATCGGTCGCGCGGGCTGCCATATCACGCGCAACTGCAACCGAGTGTTCGTAGGCCTGGTTGGTAAGCGTTTGTTCGAGTAACAGCCGCACTTCAATCGTTGCTGCTACTCCCATCAGCACCACCAACCCTAGCACAATGCCAAGAATCTTTGCTCGAATGTTGACTGCGCCAATCACTTGCCAGATGACCGCAGCCCATCGTTTCAGCCAGTGTTGTTCATTCACGGTGTTCTATGGCGACAACCGACTTACTCGTGACCGTACAAGCCGTGCGCTGGCATAAGCCACATCATCAATCATTACAAACCGGTCAACGCCCAGCGCCGTCAACGCCTTCTCCGCCAGCGGCGATGGGTCATCAGCCATGCCGAGAAAGATGTTCTGTAATTCGGCACGTAATTGCGGACGTACCCCCGGCCCGATCACAACCGGCGGAATGCCAAACGGCGGCGAGGTGTGAATAACCTTCACTTTCGTCGCCAATTCTGGGTCGCGCGCCAACGCAAACTCGAACACAAGGCTATCAACCGCTGCACCATCAGCCAGGCCGTTTGCCACTGCTTCAATCGCCTTATCATGGGTGTAGGTAAAGAAGATGTCATGAAAAAAGGTTTCCGGTTCGTCACCCAACTCATTCACCAACACCGTAGGGTAAACCCGTCCACTAAATGAAGTCGGATCAGTGAAGGCAAACACCTTCCCGCGCAAATCGGCCATCGTCTGTGCCGGACTAGTTGCTGGTACAATCAAGAGAGAGTGGTATGTTGTCGCCTCATTAACTTGTGGCGCTACCAGTAAGCTCATCCCATAGCGGTCGCGGCCATCGATATAGGCGCTGGTGCAAACAAAGGCAACATCGACCTCGTTACTTCCGATCAGTTCATTAGTTTCGGTATAAGTGCGACGTTGCACGAGTACCACTTGCCGGCCAAGCTTCGCACTGAGATAGTCGAGCAGGGGTTGGTAGCTTTGCACTGTACCTTGTGGTGAGATGACTGACGCCACCGATACGCGGAGCGGTGGTGACGTTACCGGTGTCGGCATTGGCAATGGCTGCAAATCGTTGAGCCGGATCATTGGCGTAGGCGTAGTTGAGACGCTGCATGCGCCGAGAAGAAAGATAGCAATAATGATGAGACCGAGACGCTGCGCCATGGCATCCTCAAATTGGTCTGTCTGCTGCGTGAGAGTGTCACAAAGAGAAAGGTGATCGGGTTC includes the following:
- a CDS encoding ATP-binding protein, with protein sequence MNEQHWLKRWAAVIWQVIGAVNIRAKILGIVLGLVVLMGVAATIEVRLLLEQTLTNQAYEHSVAVARDMAARATDFTLMRDYYGLFRLLRDTQANNPGLRYAFVVDSEGTIVAHTFGTGFPVGLRDANTVTANEHHRSVLLTTDEGDIWDIAVPIFDGRAGIARVGLSLATREQTVAAVTGQLLITTIMAAAVGITAAALLTWILTRPILQLVELTKAVASGDFSRRAQRWANDEIGKLTDAFNAMSEALAQAERERAEREQMRAQYVTQIITAQEEERKRIARELHDSTSQALTSLLIGLRSLADRHHSPELHRQVDELRGIVGQVLHDLHALARQLRPSVLDDLGLAAAIQRYVADCRARSGLTIDLAMPDLTDERLDPALETALYRIVQEALTNVIRHAHATTASVVIERQNGHLRAIIEDNGCGFDPASLSGDGHLGLNGIRERAALLNGQLIIESAPGSGTTLYVEFPLPAANEEHHERHSVGR
- a CDS encoding substrate-binding domain-containing protein — translated: MAQRLGLIIIAIFLLGACSVSTTPTPMIRLNDLQPLPMPTPVTSPPLRVSVASVISPQGTVQSYQPLLDYLSAKLGRQVVLVQRRTYTETNELIGSNEVDVAFVCTSAYIDGRDRYGMSLLVAPQVNEATTYHSLLIVPATSPAQTMADLRGKVFAFTDPTSFSGRVYPTVLVNELGDEPETFFHDIFFTYTHDKAIEAVANGLADGAAVDSLVFEFALARDPELATKVKVIHTSPPFGIPPVVIGPGVRPQLRAELQNIFLGMADDPSPLAEKALTALGVDRFVMIDDVAYASARLVRSRVSRLSP